Proteins co-encoded in one Candidatus Eisenbacteria bacterium genomic window:
- a CDS encoding pyridoxamine 5'-phosphate oxidase family protein — protein sequence MMNQAERRAFVANHRTCIFGFQRKQGPPSMSVVYYVMDGDDILISTMAARAKARAVRRTHEAAICVLDEQWPLTYLQVYGPADIEDVIGTTVDVMMKVGQIMSGQPLPDAVRPLVEAKAREEHRVVIRLKPQWTVYSPPVHLNAGDDGSKMQHGLAERMPWKA from the coding sequence ATGATGAACCAGGCCGAGCGACGCGCATTCGTCGCCAACCACCGCACCTGCATCTTTGGCTTCCAGCGCAAGCAAGGGCCGCCGTCGATGTCGGTCGTCTACTACGTCATGGACGGCGACGACATCTTGATCTCGACGATGGCTGCACGCGCGAAGGCGCGCGCCGTGCGGCGGACGCATGAGGCCGCCATCTGCGTTCTCGACGAACAATGGCCACTCACGTACCTTCAGGTCTACGGACCGGCCGACATCGAGGACGTCATCGGGACGACAGTCGACGTCATGATGAAGGTGGGTCAGATCATGTCGGGGCAACCACTTCCCGACGCCGTGCGGCCGTTGGTCGAGGCGAAGGCCCGAGAGGAGCACCGCGTAGTGATCCGCCTCAAACCGCAGTGGACGGTGTACTCTCCCCCCGTCCACCTCAACGCGGGCGACGACGGCTCCAAGATGCAGCATGGCCTCGCGGAACGCATGCCGTGGAAGGCGTGA
- a CDS encoding NAD(P)-dependent oxidoreductase, with amino-acid sequence MKVIVTGSSGHLGEALVRTLQGTIHEVVGLDRTASPFTGRLGTITDRDFVRRCVQGIDGVIHAATLHKPHVATHARQDFVDTNVTGTLNLLEEAASAGVSTFVFTGTTSTFGRALTPPPGAPAAWVTEDVPPVPKNIYGVTKTAAEDLCEVFHRLHRLPCLVLRTSRFFPEVDDDPAVRRSYDDGNVKANEYLYRRVDLQDVVDAHVLALEKAPSIGFGRYIISATTPFQPDDLSDLRLNAPHVVERRVPEYAEEYARRGWKMFPGIERVYVNERARRELGWQPRYDFRRIIDCLRAGDPPRSPLARAVGSKGYHDRAFADGPYPVS; translated from the coding sequence ATGAAAGTCATCGTCACGGGTAGCAGTGGGCATCTCGGCGAGGCCCTGGTTCGCACCTTGCAGGGCACGATACACGAAGTCGTCGGCCTCGACCGAACGGCGTCGCCCTTCACGGGACGCCTGGGAACGATCACCGACCGCGACTTCGTGCGGCGATGCGTGCAGGGCATCGACGGCGTCATTCACGCGGCCACCCTGCACAAGCCGCACGTCGCGACCCACGCCCGACAGGATTTCGTCGATACCAACGTCACCGGCACGCTCAACCTTCTCGAGGAAGCGGCGTCGGCCGGCGTCTCGACCTTCGTCTTCACGGGCACGACCAGCACGTTCGGGCGCGCGCTGACGCCACCGCCGGGTGCCCCCGCGGCGTGGGTGACCGAGGACGTGCCGCCCGTCCCCAAGAACATCTATGGCGTGACCAAGACGGCGGCCGAGGACTTGTGCGAGGTGTTTCACCGCCTCCACCGGCTCCCGTGCCTCGTCTTGCGCACGTCGCGGTTCTTCCCGGAGGTGGACGACGACCCGGCGGTCCGCAGGTCTTACGACGACGGGAATGTGAAGGCGAACGAGTACCTCTACCGGCGGGTTGACCTCCAAGACGTCGTTGATGCTCATGTGCTCGCTCTCGAGAAGGCCCCATCGATCGGCTTCGGGCGGTACATCATCAGCGCGACCACGCCCTTCCAGCCCGACGATCTGTCCGACCTGCGTCTGAACGCTCCACACGTGGTGGAACGGCGGGTCCCGGAGTACGCGGAGGAGTACGCTCGTCGCGGTTGGAAGATGTTCCCCGGCATCGAGCGGGTGTACGTGAATGAGCGCGCGCGGCGGGAGCTGGGTTGGCAGCCCCGGTATGACTTCCGCCGAATCATTGATTGCCTGAGAGCGGGGGACCCTCCCCGGAGTCCGCTGGCGCGTGCGGTCGGGTCAAAGGGGTATCATGATCGTGCGTTCGCGGACGGCCCGTATCCCGTGTCGTAA